A window of Williamwhitmania taraxaci contains these coding sequences:
- a CDS encoding SoxR reducing system RseC family protein: MAKDCVFTMGSAREKTVEHLGRVVEVTRNSVRISIVSASACGSCHAKSACSLSESTEKDIVVDNHGLQLHVDDQVKVILQRSLAMRAVVFGYVLPLFVMLGVLIAASELLGSEIMAGLWSIGAVVVYYLMLNVFKKRLEAKFVFRVERLD; encoded by the coding sequence TTGGCCAAAGATTGTGTATTTACCATGGGAAGTGCTCGTGAAAAAACAGTGGAACATCTCGGTAGAGTTGTTGAGGTTACCAGAAATAGTGTTCGCATCTCAATTGTGAGTGCTTCGGCATGCGGCTCCTGCCATGCCAAGTCGGCATGTTCGCTCTCCGAATCTACGGAGAAGGATATTGTGGTTGATAATCACGGATTGCAGTTGCATGTCGACGATCAGGTTAAGGTTATACTCCAACGTTCGCTAGCCATGCGGGCCGTTGTGTTTGGGTATGTTTTGCCCCTGTTTGTAATGCTGGGGGTGCTCATTGCTGCCTCGGAGTTGTTGGGCAGCGAAATAATGGCCGGACTATGGTCCATTGGAGCCGTTGTGGTTTACTATTTGATGCTGAATGTATTCAAGAAGCGGCTAGAGGCAAAGTTTGTATTTAGGGTTGAACGACTTGATTAG